Within Clostridia bacterium, the genomic segment TCCATCATGTATTTTTTGGCAACAGTTTTTTGCCGCTGCTCAGGACCCGTTGAAAACACCGGAGCCGGCGGCTAACCCTCTTTTTCCACAGCGGGAGGAAGGGCGAAACCTTTCGTACCCGTGAAAAATACAGGCAGGTAGCCCAGCAGGAGCACAGCGTAGACCACGAACAGATTCGGCAAACCCCACAGGTCCACGAAAGCGCCGCCCACCAGGGGACCCACCGTATACCCGATGGACCAGGCGGTATTATTGAAACCAATGGCTGTGCCATAGCCGGCACTGCCCTGTTTTTGATTGATGGCGTCGGCCAAAAGCGGGGCGATGGGTGCCGTGGTCAAGCTGTAGGTGATCCCCAAAACTGCCATGGCCAAAAAACACCAGGCTACGGATGAGGCCCGGGTAAACAAAGCAAAAGCGGCGGCTGTGGACATCAATCCCATGCCAATGGGAGCTACCCGCCCCACCAGATCCGACAGCCTGCCAAACAAGGGGTGGGCCACCAAAGTGGTCACGGACATGGCGGCGAACAACCAGCCAATGGTCGTCGATGTGGCCCCAAAACGTTCAGCAAAATAAGCCGGCAGCAAAGGATCGATAAAGCCAAATCCCATGGAGGCCAAAAGCATCACCCCACAGCCCACCGTCAAAACCCGGTTGCCCAGCAAAAGTGATAGATGGCCCCGCTCCGGCTGGGGTGCCGCCACCGTATGCCTGCTTTGCGGTTCCCGGATCACCCAAATGGTCAACCCCAGCACCAGGACCGTAACCGCCGCCGAAAGAATAAAGGGAGCCGCATAACCGCCCCAATCGTAAAGGAATCCCCCTACCACCGGCCCGAATAAGAAACCAAAGCTGTTACCCATCATCGCCAGCCCCATTTTCCCGCCCCTTTCCCGGGGAGGAAACATGTCGGCCAGCAAAGCCGGTCCCACCATCCAGGTAGCAGCGGCGGCGGTGCCTTGCAGCAATCTAATCAAAGTCAACGCCCAAAAGGACTGGGCAAAAATAAAGGCAACGGTGGATAAAGTCAACCCCACCATTCCCCCGACCATCACTTTCTTTCTGCCCCACCGGTCGGACATAACCCCCAGGGGAATGGACAGCACCAGAACGGCTGCCGAATACACCGCAAACACGATCCCCGTTTGGAAAGAGGATAAGCCCATCACCTCAGCATATAAAGGCAGCACCGGGACGATGACACCCCCGATGAAGCTGTCCACGAAAATGGTAAGGGCCACCACCAATAACGCTTTATTCTGATAAGTCATAAGACCTCTCCTTATTGCCCGGCAGCGCTGGGACGCACCACAAAAGCCATCTTAGATAACTATACAATAGTCCACTGCTGTAGAAAAGGCCTGGCTGGC encodes:
- a CDS encoding MFS transporter, translating into MTYQNKALLVVALTIFVDSFIGGVIVPVLPLYAEVMGLSSFQTGIVFAVYSAAVLVLSIPLGVMSDRWGRKKVMVGGMVGLTLSTVAFIFAQSFWALTLIRLLQGTAAAATWMVGPALLADMFPPRERGGKMGLAMMGNSFGFLFGPVVGGFLYDWGGYAAPFILSAAVTVLVLGLTIWVIREPQSRHTVAAPQPERGHLSLLLGNRVLTVGCGVMLLASMGFGFIDPLLPAYFAERFGATSTTIGWLFAAMSVTTLVAHPLFGRLSDLVGRVAPIGMGLMSTAAAFALFTRASSVAWCFLAMAVLGITYSLTTAPIAPLLADAINQKQGSAGYGTAIGFNNTAWSIGYTVGPLVGGAFVDLWGLPNLFVVYAVLLLGYLPVFFTGTKGFALPPAVEKEG